In Suncus etruscus isolate mSunEtr1 chromosome 9, mSunEtr1.pri.cur, whole genome shotgun sequence, the genomic window TTTCACATAGTTCTCCTATACCTGACGAATACATCTGATTCTGCCACTGTGAAATGCTTTTCAGTTAGAGTCTGTTCCTAAGTTCCAGAGAACTGATTATTTTGGCAGGGCATTGAAGAAGCAGTTTGGCAGTTAGCAAGCCCTCTGGGATTACTGTGTGTATATTACAAGTTACCTACAGTCTGGACTCCACTATTGCAAGGGCCAGCACCCATGGATAAGGGATAATGCCTTGGCTTTAGAGATGCAATGGATTATTTAATTCTTTctgtttgattatatttttaccTTGTGAAATTTTCAATGCATTCTTTactaacttcttttttgtttttctttatgtgagaaaagaaaaagcaatttaCTGATGAGCATTTCATAATGAAACATTGATGGTTTTTTGGGGAATTGAAACACCAACAGAATCTCAATTGCTCTTCTAGCTCTTGGATTCTGCCCTCCAGTCCACTGCTGTGAATGTTTAAGCTTTAGGGCTCATGTCTAATCTCTTCTTCCTGGATAATGGAGAACATCACCTCTGAAACCCATTGTTCTTGGAGAGTCAACACGTTGGCTTCTGTTCCTGCCCTGGCCTCTGGGCTTTGCCTTCTTCCTGAAGTGGGGAGACAGTGTCTTTCTCACTGTTGGTAACTGTGGGTTTTGTGCTCTGGCTCTTGGCTTTGGCATCTGCCAGCCACTATTAGTGACATGCTGTGCCCAGGGACCACTCCTTGCAGGCCTACATAACCTTCTgtagtgacagggattgaacttgactcaactgtatacaaggcaagcatattatttgctgtactatcactccaatttcCTCTCTGGCATCTTGACCTTGTTTTCTCCAAGGCTACAATGATGTAAAATGTCATATAACATGCCATTATCACATAATCATTgtttatttgtaataataaaagTCATTCTTCTCTacccatttatttacattttcaacTTTATAAAAGTCTGCTAATACCACATTCATTTCTGTGTATGCATGAAGGTGTACCTGCATAGGAATGACTTAGATTTTCTATTGTTTGAGATTCTAGGTATCAACTGAAGAGTATTTCACTGACAAAAAAATACATGTCTTGCCACTCAGATATATTTTAAAGCTAAAGGATAATATATAAAGTCATAATATGTGATATGTCCCtacatattgatttattttttcagtggCTCAATCATCACACAATTTATCACACTTTGCAAGTTAGCTCTACAAGGTAACTCCCcaaatataattacataaataCTAAAGTAAAAGCCCAATGGTATAAAAATTCCAGTGCTAAAAGATTCTCTCCTCACTAAACCCggataaaataagaaagagattATGACTCTTCATTTTTGTCTCCATTCATACAGTGTATTTTGGATCAAACCATATATACCAAACTACAAACTTGTATTTACTTCTCTTACTGTAATTACCATTGAAATGCTTAACATTACAGatcttattattgatgtcctaGCATCTGTTGGACTTCACATGCTATCTATGTGACACTACTTTTCATATTAAAACACATTTTGATCTATCTTTTGAGATGCCAAACTTTTCGATTGGTAGTAACAACATCTTTCAAGAAACATTGGAATCTGAGCTTGTGCTATATAGTTCTACTTTAACCATATTCTTCAGCAATGGAGATGCCTGAAATACCATCTATGGTGGGAGGCAATAATGTGGGATTGGCTGAATAAGCAGCGACTACTGATAGGGAATGCAAGAAGAGTGTGAAACCCTTGGGTCAGGTATAGGGTTCTTACCGTTTTTTGTGACTACATATCTATTACTCTCATTTGATCTGGTCACCTTGGCCTCACTCTTAGGCAGACACACTTCAAATTTGGGACTTTGCCCTTGATATTTTATCTGCCtagaaagttttttctttccagagTTTCTCATTAGTATCTCTTTCatgttcataaaattttatatcaaagTCACATTCTTAATAACCCCTGCCCTGACTTAAATTGTAATAGCATAACCAACTGATTCTGGGGTCTTTTGGCGTTAAAGATACTCTCAGCATGTAAGAACAGTATGCTGAACCCTGATGTTTTCATTGTTAtaactccttttttaaaattagttttattttccaaCTCAAGCAGCTATACCACTAAGCTGCAACAGGGCTTGAGACAGGATCTTCCACATTAAAAACAGCAACCCCCACTTGCTTCTTGTAAGTATACTGTTCAACTGCCTATCAGTCTCCATCTATTACTTTCAGTAATAGATCAATATTTCCCATAGTGACAAGATTGTCCCTGGGAGACAATAAACTGACCCAAGACAAAGTAGTTGTAACCTTGGGTATAAATTGTAGTAAAGGGGGTAGAGGACCAATTATGTCtatttgcttaaataaagtagATTTCTAAGGGTTATGCGGTGATTTTTTCACTAAAAATGGATGATTGGGGCAATGGGCAATAACCTTGTACTAGGCAGTTGctctaaaaacatttttagattgaattattatgtataattaatagaattaaaagttgaggattttaattaaaaaaaacacaagagtGGGATTTGTCAATCAGTTTAGTCCATGTAGAAAAACCTGAAAACTACATTCTGTCTCAAGATTGTAACTTAGAAGCAAATTCTCACATATTTGTGGAGAATGTATTGCCTGTTGAATACCctgtttatatttcaaaaataaatatatattcccaAAAACATGTGGGCTCCCTTCTTAAAATATCTCCCCCATCCTTATGTTTCAGGTATCTTATAAATTTCCTGTTTttagctaaattaaaaaaaaaactaaggttttattttagtagaaatgatttttttcactcactttcttcttctttttagaaGAGTTCAGCTGTAATCTAAAATTATAAACTGCaggttctggagagatagtacagagaataaggcCCTTATAGGTTTCTTACTATGGActgattcctggcactatatatggtccccagatatctaccaagagtgatttctaagtaaagATCCAACACAGTCAGatttgaccctaaaacaaaacaaaataaaaacacagcaaaattttaaggaatttttcaggaatatgtgcatgtatgtgtgtgtatgtatgtatgtatgtatgaatgtatgtatgtgtgtgctcctaacaaaaaaaagattcttaacTGCCAAACTGTCCTACTTAAACCTGCCTTCCCTAATccctgatttctaataaaatttttcctattgaatatttattattaaatcttAAACCTTAATTACTTCTTTTCTTAGTGTATTATTTGTTGACAATATTCCACACATAATGGATAAACAAAAAAGCATGATATTGTCAGTTTTAGTCTCAGATATTTCCCAATAAATAAAGTCAATCAAAACATTCAGAACAAATGATGGGTGCTGAATAAGTATTTGTTAAGTATATTAATGCTGcttattctaaaaatataatataccaaacatattataaaatttatatgattaaAATGTAACATATGTTTAAAGGATTAAAACAATTTGAGTCCAACTGTTTCTGGATTTTTGATATTATTGTAAATATTAATTACAAGTATGTATCAGTTAAATTATTGCATATTCAATATAATACAgtgtttattaaataataattgaaaaattcATAAGTTTGCATTATGTCAGAAGAACACTATGGTGTAGGGACATGATTATTCTTGATTTTCTATATGGATCCTAATTAATAGAAGTTCAACTTAAGAAAGTTCACCTACACATAACTGGAAGGATTTAGTAAATGGACTGAAATTCATATAAGTCTAAATTTATACTATTGTTACTCTTGTACAAATGTAAATTGATATTTCTGCCATATGACATCATCACAATATATCTCGAGACATATTTGATGTATAAGAAACATGTACTTTCATTTGATATATAAGAAACATGTAGcatatatcaaaatatacaatatatatacatggaaacaacctaagtatgCATTAACAGATGAATGCAACAAAGAAGATGTGGTTATGTGCTCAAGAACGTTACTGAGAACTGAAAAAGGATGAAATTTTTCTACTTGCAAAATCATGAGTAGAATGTGAGAGTTGTGAAAATATGCACAAATTAAGACAAAATTATTCTATTTGTGGGGGGAACTGAAGTAATGAAGAAACAGTAGAACCAAAACAACTCAGAATTGTGTAGAAATagtatttattagaaataaaaagtagaagaGGAAGGGAAAATGGAAAGAGGATGGTAGATTATATGTTGGTAGAGGCTCTTAGAAATATAGTGTCGAGAATATTTACATGTCATTTATTTGCAGGGGAGTTAAGCTATACAGTTAGAACTCATAGGTAACATTGTAAAttaatattacataaataaataaagcaagtgaATTTATGTCTTAATTATCTATTTAATTAACCTGTATGAACCGAATGATTAAATATTgacaccaaaaatttttttaaaaaattgtcctAATGAGATTCATTTCAAATGTGTAATTACTGAGCAATTTCTCTTCATTCCAATACAGAAAGagactattttatttcatttattattttatactttgtcTTTCTACTTATACTCTCTGACAGTTACAAAAATCTTATCTGTAATATAAAGCTACACATTACAAATGCTTCTAATATAATATTGTAAGACTTCATAGTTTGGGTCTTATTTTATCATTTGTCAGAAGAGTTTGTAGCTGTGACATAATTTCACCTATTTTCTATAATAGGtagtgaaatataaatatatataaatatatatttgaacatATTTTCATTGTCTTCCCCCAATTTTTGTAGTGAAATTACATAACAgtaacttttaaaatttctttataatataatatgcagTTCTAATTctagtatttttctctttaaaattatgTGTCAAAAATTATTGTGCTTGATATTAAGTGATAAACATACGTAGAAGTCAATGATGACTCCTGGACTATCTGTATGAGcacatttaaaattgtattgaaaTTTATCCTTAAGATATAATTTGGCCCCGAGGAACAAGGTCGTTAGCAAAGGAGGCCTCGGTGTGGTGTCACCAATCTCTCCCTGGCTCTCTCTGCATCTGTTTTGCAGAGCTCCCAAATCGAGCAATGTTAGGACAGAGTGTTCGGAGATTCACAACCTCAGTAGTCCGGAGGAGCCACTATGAGGGGGGCCCGAGGAAGAATTTGCCTTTTTCAGTGAAAACCAAGTGGCGGTTATTAGCGATGATGACGGTGTACTTCGGATCTGGATTTGCAGCACCTTTCTTTATAATAAGACACCAGTTGCTTAAGAAATAAGCACTTGCTGATACTTCTGAGGAACAGATGATGAAGAGGAGCATATGAAGTGCAATCTTGCCCTTAATGAAAATTGAGCAGACCACTAGATATATTTATAACTAAACTTAtggcatgaaaaaaatgtttatgtaaTTTAAAGGGTATATAAGTGATTGCTATAATAATGTATTGTTTCTGCTTTTATATCAAGATcagatgttttataaaaataagcaaattagTTTTGACATTTAGAAAATCATATGATGTGGAAGTTATCCAAAATTTAAGGAGAATTGGGGTCATTCCTAATATTTGGTCAATAGGATCTGAAAATTTGGACCATGTACATACTGTTGTCTGAAATCACCTGTACTGAATTACAGTAGGGCTCCAGATGGTTCCCGAGGGCCATGGAGtgcctaaaatataatttagagcTTCTAACATGCAAGGCCTACTCTCCAATTTTGACTTTCTAACATTTAGACATCAAAATTTAACAAAAGCCACATTAAACAATTGTTTAGGTATAAAAGTACACAGACCTCAAATTACACTTATTATTTTGATTGCAGATGATAGAAGCATAAAGAGGGAAAAATGTTAAGAATTGTATTATTGCTCACAACATTTCCAAAACAGGATGATATCAGCACCATTTGAATACCGGTATTCTATATTTATGCAAAGAACTTTTCCTGTCTACTACCTGAAGATTTGTCTCAATGTAGGGGAAGCTAGAAGTCACATCTAATTCaagatttcttttcttgaaattttAGCAATTTTCCTTGTAATGAGAGAGTAAATGGTTTTCATATTTATTCTCTGAACATTTTAGATATGAGTTTGTATTTGATTCCCACTTACCAAATTGACTTCTCTTTCCATCTCTCAGCTATATATGAGCcagatagataaaatatttttattaaaaaaattctcccCCTTGTGTCTTtctgggctggagctgtggctaAGATAGATTCTGCTGGgtcccttaagctcggcagacattttggggctttccccagcttgcttcaaattgggaactttgatcttctgtggcattcatcccctgatggcttgcctcagctgaggtgagtctttccaggccagagttgcggataaagctgactgctgggccccttaggcttggcttgtgggagacctcaacacaggcttgtcaacacttgataggtcaaccaaattaaaacccaacaaaaatatactagacctgaaaagagaagtggaagaaagaggcctagtaaatatatatagaacactccatcctcagaaacctggatacacattcttttccatcatacacgggtcattctccaggatataccacatgctggcacataaaacataactccataaaatcaagaagatagaaattttgaaggCTACCATTGCTGACctcaaggctctgaagttagatgtgaactacaaaaggacaaagaagaaaaaatttaacacctggaaattaaacaatataTTACTGAAccatcagtgggtccgagatgaaatcaaagaagaaataaaaaatttcctggaaacaaacgacaataaaacacaaactatcagaacctatgagatacagcaaaagtggtactgagaggaaattttatagctttgcaagcacacatcaagaaggaaggagcatacatgaatagcttaatgatacagtttatagaattagaaaatgataaacaaaagaaactaaaaaaggggagacaaaaggaaataacaaatctgagagcagaaatcaatgaaatggaaacccaaaaaacaatccgaaagatcaacgaaagcagaagttggttctttgaaaaaataaccaagattgataggccattggcaaaagtcacaaagcaaaagagagagagaaacttgataacgcgtattagaaatgaaaagggggagatcactacagtgactgcagagattcaaagggtattcagagaatactttgagaaactctatgccactaaatatgagaacctggatgaaatggataaatttctgaactcatataaccttccacggttgaataaagaagatgtagcatatctaaactcccatcactattgagaaaattaaacccataatcaaatatttgcctcaaaacaaaagcccGGGCCCTGATGGAttaacaaatgaattctttcaaacctttcaagaggaactattaccaatcctggccaggctcttttatgaaatcaaaaaaaaaaaggaacactttcaaatagcttttatgaagccaatatcaccttaataccaaaaacagacagagatgctgccaaaaaaagaaaaatacagaccaatatccctgatgaacacacaagcaaagatcctaaacaaaatcccggtgaacaggatccagtgcctcatcaagaagatcattcactttgatcaagtaggcttcatcccaggaatgcaaggatggtttaacatccataaatctatcaacataatacacatcaacaagaagaaaaataaaaatcacatggttatATCAATaaacgcagaaaaagcatttgataaggttcaacatccattcttgatgaaaactctcagcaagataagaataaaaggaacctttttcaatatagttaaggccatctaccacaagccagtggcaaatattatcctcaatggagaaaaactaaaagccttccctctaaattcttgtacaagacaaggctgtcctctctcaccactcctattcaacatagtactggaagtacttgctatagcgattaggcaagaaaaagatatcaaggtaatccaggtaggaaagaaagaagtcaagctctcactgtttgcagataacatgatactctatttagaaaaccctaaagactctaccaaaaagcttctagaaataatagattcatatagcaaagtggcaggctacaaaattaacacacaaaaatcaatggcctttttatacattaataatgataaggaagaaatggacattaagagaacaatcccattcacattagtgccacacaaactcaaatatcttggagtcaactgactaaagatgtgaaggatctatacaaagaaaactataaaacactgctccaaggaataagagaggacacacggaaatggaaacacataccctgctaatggattggcaggatcaacattaaaatggcaatacttccaaaagcattgtacagatttaacgtgattcctctaaagatacccatgacattcttcaaagaagtggatcaaacacttctgaaattcatttggaacaataaacaacctcgaatagctaaagcactccttgggaaaaggaatatgggaggcattactttccccaattgtaagctgtactacaaagcaatagttatgaaaacagcatggtactggaataaagtcagaccctcagatcagtggaatagggttgagtactcagagaaggtttctcagacatataaccacctagtttttgataaaggagcaagaaatcctaaatggagcaaggaaagcctattcaacaagtggtgttggcacaactggttagccaattgcaaaaaagcaaacttagacctccagctaacaccatgtacaaaggtaaaatccaaatggcttaaagaccttgatatcagatctgaaactataaggtatatagaacaacatgtaggtgaaacactccaggacattgagactaaaggcatctttaaggaggagacagcactctccaaacaagtggaagaagagataaacaaatgggactatattaagctgagaagcttcggcatctcaaaggagatagtgcccagaatacaaaggccacccactgagtgggagaaatttttcacccaatactcatcagataaaggactaatatccaaaatttacaaggtactgacagaactatacaagaaaaaaaaacatctaaccccatcaaaaaatggggagaagaaatgaacagacactttgaaaaagaagaaaggcaaatggccaaaaagcacatgaaaagatgctcaacatcactaatcattatggagatgcaaatcaaaacgactatgaggtaccacttcaggccactgagattggcatacatcacaaaacaggaaaacaagcagtgctggcgggaatgtggagagaaaggagctctttttaactgctggtgggaatgctgtctagtacaacctttatggaaagcaatatggagattccttcacaaactgaaaattgagcttccataggacccagctgtaccactcctag contains:
- the LOC126018017 gene encoding cytochrome c oxidase subunit 7C, mitochondrial-like; amino-acid sequence: MLGQSVRRFTTSVVRRSHYEGGPRKNLPFSVKTKWRLLAMMTVYFGSGFAAPFFIIRHQLLKK